One segment of Ricinus communis isolate WT05 ecotype wild-type chromosome 8, ASM1957865v1, whole genome shotgun sequence DNA contains the following:
- the LOC8276324 gene encoding pentatricopeptide repeat-containing protein At1g11290, chloroplastic translates to MSSQLLPIIATPSPSPSPLHSKTRHSTTINTLPRRTYIPGHIYKHPTAVLLELCTSVKELHQIIPSIIKNGFYSEELFQTKLISLFCNYGSLTEAARVFEPIENKLEALYHTMLKGFAKNSSLDSALLFFCRMKHDNVRPVVYNFTYLLTLCGDNFDLRRGKEIHGQLITSGFSWNLFAMTAVVSLYCKCRVIGDAYKMFDRMTERDLVCWNTIISGYAQNGLTKVALELVPKIFEEGHRPDSVTIVSVLPAVADIRSLRFGKAIHAYVIRAGFDWLVNISTALVDMYSKCDSVGTARVIFDGMGSRTVVTWNSMIAGCVENGDPEEAKVLFKKMMDEGLQPTDVTVMEVLHACADSGDLEQGKFVHKLVEDLKLDSNVSVMNSLISMYSKCKQVDFAANLFENLQNRTLVSWNAMILGYAQNGRLNEALNFFCEMQSQNIKPDSFTMVSVIPALAELSIPRQAKWIHGLVIRRLLDDTVFVMTALVDMYAKCGAIHTARKLFNMMSERHVITWNSMIDAYGTHGLGKEAVQLFVEMQKGTIKPNDVTFLCVLSACSHSGLVEEGRQHFDSMKKDYGLEPNMDHYGAMVDLLGRAGRLSEAWDFIQKMPVEPGITVYGAMLGACKIHKNVGLGEKAAYRLFELNPEEGGYHVLLANMYATASMWDKVAEVRKMMQKKGLQKTPGCSLVELRNEVHSFYSGSTSHPQSRKIYAFLETLVDRIKAAGYVPDTNSIHDVEDDVKERLLNTHSEKLAIAFGLLNTSPGIPIHIRKNLRVCGDCHSATKYISLVTGREIIVRDMHRFHHFKDGFCSCGDYW, encoded by the coding sequence ATGAGCTCTCAGCTCTTACCCATCATTGCAACGccatcaccatcaccatcaccaCTTCATTCAAAAACACGCCATTCTACTACTATTAACACACTCCCACGAAGAACCTATATCCCCGGTCACATATACAAGCACCCAACTGCAGTTCTGTTAGAGCTCTGCACTTCAGTTAAAGAACTGCACCAAATCATTCcttctattattaaaaacGGTTTCTACAGTGAAGAGCTTTTCCAAACAAAGCTCATTAGTCTTTTCTGTAACTATGGTAGCTTAACAGAAGCTGCTCGTGTTTTTGAACCAATTGAGAATAAATTAGAAGCCCTTTATCATACTATGCTTAAAGGGTTTGCAAAGAATTCATCTTTGGATTCTGctttgttattcttttgtaGAATGAAGCATGATAATGTTAGACCTGTTGTTTATAATTTCACTTATTTGTTGACACTTTGTGGAGATAATTTTGATCTTAGAAGAGGTAAAGAGATTCATGGACAGTTGATTACTAGTGGGTTTTCTTGGAATTTGTTTGCTATGACTGCGGTTGTTAGTTTGTATTGTAAATGTAGAGTAATTGGTGATGCATATAAGATGTTTGATAGAATGACTGAGAGGGATTTGGTTTGTTGGAACACTATTATTTCTGGGTATGCACAAAATGGGTTGACTAAAGTGGCATTAGAGTTGGTTCCAAAGATATTTGAGGAAGGACATAGGCCTGATTCTGTTACGATTGTTTCTGTTTTGCCTGCCGTTGCAGATATAAGGTCATTGAGATTTGGGAAGGCTATTCATGCTTATGTTATTAGAGCTGGGTTCGATTGGCTTGTGAATATTTCAACTGCTTTGGTAGATATGTATTCGAAATGTGATTCTGTGGGGACTGCTAGAGTAATTTTTGATGGGATGGGTAGTAGAACTGTTGTTACATGGAATTCAATGATTGCTGGGTGTGTGGAAAATGGAGATCCTGAGGAAGCAAAGGTgcttttcaagaaaatgatGGATGAAGGGCTTCAGCCAACTGATGTTACTGTCATGGAAGTTTTACATGCCTGTGCTGATTCGGGTGATCTTGAGCAGGGAAAGTTTGTTCATAAACTAGTGGAGGATTTGAAACTTGATTCTAATGTTTCTGTAATGAATTCTCTGATTTCGATGTATTCCAAATGCAAGCAGGTCGATTTTGCTGCCAATTTGTTTGAAAACTTGCAAAACAGAACTCTTGTATCATGGAATGCCATGATATTGGGGTATGCCCAGAATGGGCGGCTAAATGAGgctttaaatttcttttgtgaGATGCAATCTCAAAATATAAAGCCGGATTCATTCACAATGGTAAGTGTGATTCCTGCTCTTGCCGAGTTATCAATTCCACGTCAGGCAAAATGGATTCATGGACTTGTTATAAGAAGGCTCTTAGATGATACTGTTTTTGTGATGACTGCTCTTGTTGACATGTATGCAAAATGTGGAGCTATTCACACTGCAAGGAAGCTCTTTAATATGATGAGTGAAAGGCATGTCATAACTTGGAATTCTATGATAGATGCCTATGGAACGCATGGGCTTGGAAAAGAAGCTGTACAACTTTTTGTGGAAATGCAGAAGGGAACCATCAAGCCAAATGatgttacttttctttgtgttcTCTCTGCTTGCAGCCACTCAGGTTTAGTGGAAGAAGGGCGGCAACATTTTGACAGCATGAAAAAGGATTATGGACTCGAACCCAATATGGATCATTATGGAGCCATGGTTGACCTCCTTGGTCGAGCTGGCCGGCTCAGTGAAGCTTGGGATTTTATTCAGAAGATGCCTGTTGAACCAGGGATAACTGTTTATGGTGCCATGCTGGGTGCTTGCAAAATTCACAAGAATGTTGGGTTGGGGGAGAAGGCAGCATACAGACTCTTTGAGTTGAACCCAGAAGAGGGCGGATATCATGTCTTGCTGGCTAACATGTATGCCACGGCTTCAATGTGGGACAAAGTGGCTGAAGTTAGAAAAATGATGCAGAAGAAAGGGCTTCAAAAAACTCCAGGATGTAGTTTAGTAGAATTAAGAAATGAGGTTCACAGTTTCTATTCTGGCAGTACAAGCCATCCCCAGTCCAGAAAGATCTATGCTTTTCTTGAGACTCTAGTTGACAGGATTAAAGCTGCTGGTTATGTTCCTGACACCAATTCAATCCATGACGTTGAAGATGATGTCAAGGAGCGGTTGCTGAATACCCATAGTGAGAAATTGGCTATTGCCTTTGGGCTTCTGAATACAAGCCCTGGTATACCCATACACATCAGGAAGAATCTACGAGTTTGTGGCGATTGTCATAGCGCAACTAAGTACATTTCACTTGTTACTGGACGGGAAATCATAGTGCGTGACATGCATAGGTTTCACCACTTCAAGGACGGGTTCTGTTCCTGTGGAGATTACTGGTGA
- the LOC8276325 gene encoding uncharacterized protein At2g29880, which yields MDHYDLQAQRREMKHKGRNVVWSIAMDKCLIEALAVQARNGNKIDKCFNENAYTAACFAVNSHFNLNLNNQKVVNRLKTIKKRYKVIRDMLSQDGFRWNPNTKMIECDSDDLWKRYIAAHPDAKGIRGKQIEMYDELKIVCGNYQAPSRWAKMKDGGHVAKNFEEDSPSYLSPSSEDVSETDGTESYTGPPDCIPDGSQDPPLIQPMRQLPKRARGSEALQDAMLAVASSIRRLADAMEQSKTAINASELLRAVMEIDGLEEAKQMYAFEYLNADPIKARAFMTYNARMRKVYLFRQFWWWK from the exons ATGGACCATTATGACTTGCAAGCACAGAGAAGGGAAATGAAGCATAAAGGAAGAAATGTTGTTTGGTCTATTGCTATGGACAAGTGTCTCATTGAAGCTCTTGCTGTTCAGGCTAGAAATGGAAACAAAATAGACAAATGTTTCAATGAGAATGCATATACTGCAGCTTGTTTTGCTGTGAACTCCCACTTTAACTTGAACTTGAACAATCAAAAAGTTGTTAATCGTCTTAAGACAATTAAGAAGCGGTACAAGGTTATAAGGGATATGCTAAGTCAAGATGGGTTCAGGTGGAATCCCAATACAAAGATGATTGAGTGCGATAGTGATGATCTTTGGAAGAGATACATTGCA GCACATCCTGATGCGAAAGGAATTCGGGGTAAGCAGATTGAGATGTATGACGAACTGAAAATCGTTTGTGGAAATTACCAAGCCCCTAGTCGTTGGGCTAAGATGAAAGATGGAGGTCATGTAGCAAAGAATTTTGAAGAAGATTCTCCTTCATATCTTTCGCCAAGTTCAGAAGATGTGAGCGAGACTGATGGAACAGAATCATATACTGGACCACCAGATTGTATCCCAGATGGTAGTCAGGACCCTCCTCTGATCCAGCCTATGAGACAACTCCCTAAACGAGCCCGTGGGTCAGAAGCTCTTCAAGATGCAATGTTGGCAGTGGCATCAAGCATTCGTCGTTTAGCTGATGCAATGGAGCAAAGCAAAACTGCCATCAATGCCTCAGAACTATTACGCGCGGTAATGGAGATTGATGGCTTAGAAGAGGCTAAACAAATGTATGCTTTCGAATATCTGAATGCTGATCCCATTAAAGCCAGAGCTTTTATGACATATAATGCTCGAATGAggaaagtttatttatttcgaCAGTTTTGGTGGTGGAAGTGA